In Desulfuromonas acetexigens, the genomic stretch ATCTTCCGCGACCTGCCGGGCCAGGGCGAAAAGTTTTTCTGGATGGTCGGCGAAGGTCTTGGGGGCGAGGGCTTCGCCGACCCCCAGGGCCTTGACCCGGCGCATGTTGAACTGCTGATCGGGGATGGTCGGAATGCCGACGATCGGCTTGCCGTGCTGCAGCGCCTGATAGATGGTGCCGTTGCCGCCGTGGCAGACGACCAGGTCGCAGGCCGCCATGACCAGATCCCCGTCGACGAACTCCTCCACGTAGACTTCCCCTTCGATCGTTTCCAGCCCTTGCGCCTGGCCCCCCGTGGCGATGATCGCCGTCAGCCCTTCCTGTTGCAATCGTTTGTAAAGGGTGGTGAAGGAGCCGCCCATCCAAGTGGTGCCCATGGTGAAGTAGACCAGACGCTTGCCGTCGTTTTTCGGTGGCCACCAGGCCGGCGGCGGTAGCGGGCTTTGCCAGGTCAGCGGGCCGATGTAATGGTAGTCGGCGGGCAGGTTGCGGGTGGGAAAGTATTCGGGGATATCGGCCAGCAGGGTCAGGTCGTTGCCCGCCAGGCAGTTGGTGGCGGTGACCGTGCGCCGCAGGCCGAACTTGCGGCTGAGTTTCTTGAAGACGGTCGCGGCGTTGTCGAAGACCAGCATCTCCAGGGCCAGGTTGAAACGGTCGAGACTTTTCCCCAGCGAGCCGTCCCGTTTGACGAGCTTCTCCGGCAGCCATTCGAAAAAGGGGATGTAAGGGAGCGCCCGATATTCGGTGGAGGAAACATTGACGATGGCGGCCTGGGGGATACCGTCGAGCCCCGCCGACAGGGGGGCGCTGAAGCGTCCGTCGGAAAGAACCAGGTCGGGTTGCACCTGCCGGTACAGATCCCGGTCCGATGCGATCAGACGATACAGTTCATCGTCGCTGACAAACTGCAGTTTGCCCTGGCGAATGCGGTTGAAGAGGATGTCGGGCTCCACCTGATAGGCGGGCAGCACATCGAACCCTTCGCTACGGATGAAATGATCCTTCGGGCTGTCCCCGGCGAAGATGATGTCGTGGCCGCGCGCGCGTAGCTCGGCGGCGATGGCCAGGGGGCGGCTGATGTGGGAGAGGGTGTGGGTGTAGGGGAGGCAGAGGATACGCATGGCGGGTCTCCGGTTCAGCGTAATTCGCGGTCGGCGTTTTCAAGGATTTCCGCCAGACGATTGAAGAAGTGGGCGGCGGGGGCGCCGGCCATGATTCGGCGGTCGAAAATGATGGTCAGCGGCATGGTGCGGCGCACCTCCACCTGCCCATTGACGGCGATGGGCCGGTCCTTGACCCAGCCGAACATTACCGTCAAGGGCCAGATCATATCGGCGATGACGAAATCGATGCCGTATTTGGCCGGCGAATTGACGAAGCAGGCATTCCCCCGGTGTTTGACCCACTGCTCGGGCAGGTAGCGGGGGGCGCGGATCAGCCAGCGGCTGAGGCAGACCGGCAGGCGACTGAGCAGGCCGGAGAAGAGTTTCCAGCGCGGGTGGGTTTCGGGATCGGCGGTCAGAACCGTTTGCAGTTCGCGGGTGATGTCGAGCGGGCTTTTGCCGTCTACTTCCAAAATCGTGTCGGCCAGCACCACCGCCTCGGCCTGGGGGACGTTCCGCTCGATGGCGACGGTAATGTCCATGTTGCGAAACTGGACCATGCGTCGGAAGAAGGGCGGGCCGAGAATGGCCCGGTTGGCGTAGGGAAACTCCCGCAAAGCCAGGGCCGCCGCCTTGACGACCAAGGCGGTGTAGGAAGGTTTTTCTCCCTCGCGCTCGAAAGTTTCCCGGCGCAGGCGGTCCAAGGCGGTGGCATCGATTTCCCGCACGAAATGGACGGTGTAGACCGCGGTCATCTCGTGGTTGAGGGTCCAGAAGGCGCGGGATATCCGGTTGGGACGTGACAGCTCGGGGGGGGCAGGCGTGGACATGAGATTCCTCTCTGGGGAAGATCGCCGACGTGGCTAAACTGGTTCACTGCACGATGCTGATAATCGGGCCGGGACGCTTATCAGCATAACAGATTCAGGATGGGGGGGCGGGAGATAAATGCCAAAGGGCGAGGGTGTTAAATATCATGGAATCGTTGTCGGAATAGTTTACATTTCGAATGGCCTCAGAACTCTCTGTGGTCGGTAAGTGGCCTAAATCGCTGGATTATGTGTTTTGGCTCGGCCATTGCAATGAGATTGGCTAGACCAGGTATTTGGTTGTCCGTGATTTATCACTCTCGCGATTTTATCCGGGAAGAACGCAAACTGAAAAGAGGAGGTAGAAGAAAATGAAGAAAAAACTGTTGGCTCTTGTAGTAATGGCTCTGTTGCTGGCGCCCGTTGGTGCCATGGCGACCAGTCTGCTGTCGTTCAATGACACTAGCCTGGGCTGGATCGACGTCGGCAGCTGGGACTGGAATGTCGGCAACGCTTTGGCGGTAGGGGCAGTGCCGCTCTCCGATGACATCAACAACCCCACGCCCTTTACCCTCTACTATCAAGCCGCTCTGTCGAATTTCCAGGATGCCGACGGCAACACCATCGGCGGAACCGGTCTCAGTGTCGATTATGAGATCACCGTGCAGGCCGGTTTCAGCGAGTTGGGCTATCGCACTGACACCTTTGGTCTTGGAGTGTTGCCAATCTTATCCAATGCCAACTTCTCTTTGGACCCCGGTGCTCCGGTTAACTTCCTGAACATCTACTACGACGAAGCGCAAAACTCCGACAACCTCTCCGGTACCGGGTTCGGTGACGGAACCCTGTTGATGAGCGGCGTGATCGATGTCAGCACCGGATCCTTTACGGTCTATATCGACGCGAATCAGGATGGCATTATGGACACGAGTCTCCTTGATAGGTTCGGGCCCGATAATTACTCCGGCCTCGAGAGCCTCGCCGGTAATGGTAGCGCCACAATCGAAGCCATGATCGATGGAAGTACGGTCAACGGCGCCTATATCGACATTTCGACCTATCCTCTTGATTTCTACCTGGATATGTTCTTCAACTCGTCGACCATCGCCCCCTTCCTGCAACAGAACCCTTCGGCTGAGGTGGTTGGAATCCCTGTGAACATTGGCGACATCAACGGCTTTACCGGTCCGGACTTCCTTTTCCAGGCCGACGGGAATTCGTCCTTCACGGTCGTGCCCGAGCCCTCCACCGTCATTCTGCTCGGCCTTGGCCTGTTGGGTGCCGGCGGCCTGGGGTACCTGCGCCGCAAGCGCTAAAAACCTTTTCATTTTAAGTTAAGGTTTAGTTCTGCAAAAAGAGGGATCGGTTAAAACCGATCCCTCTTTTTGTAGGAAATTCGTGTTTACGTGGAAAATTATCAAGAGCTGTGTACCGGTCGGTGCGCGAAATGACTCAAAGGGGGTTCCATGCCACAAAAACGGTTTTTTCTGGGTTGGTTTTTCATTCTTTTGTGCTGGGTGATACCGTCCGCCGCCGGTGCGGGGTCGCTGGTCTTCAGCGATCCTTCCGCCGGTACCGTTGAAGTTTACAGCCTGGACTGGATTCCGGGCAACAGCCTGGCCGATGAGGCTCTGCCCCTCGGCACCGACCCGAACAACCCTACTCGCTTTACCCAGGTTTACCAAGCCGCTTTGGGAAATTTCCTCGATGGAAACGGCAACGCCATTACCGGAACGGGGCTGAATGTTTCCTACGAAATCACCATTGTGTCGGTTTATGGTCAGATCGGTGCGCGCTCGCCCCTGGATATCGATAACGACGGTTTTGTCGAGATCGAAAATTCCAATTTCGATCTCGATGCTGAGGCCAATGTCAACTTCGTCGAAATCTACCTCGACTCCAACCGAAATTCCAATGCTCTGACTGGTGCGGGCTATCGCGACGGTATTCTCCTGATGAAAGGGATCGTTTCCGCCGCGACTGGGCAGTTTTCCGCCTATCTCGACATGGACGGAAACAACATTCTCGACCTCAAGGTTCTTGACCAGTTCCTGACCAATAATTACCTGGGAACGGGAACGATCAGTGGGAATGGGTCGGCTCAACTGACGGTCGCAATCGACTCCGCCAGCGTTAACCCGACCTATTTCCCCGGGGTCGGCTCATCCCCCCTGACCCTCTTTTTCAATACCTCGCTTGTTCTGCCCTACTACCAGCAGAACCCTTCGGCGTCCGTGGTCGGGGTCGTCCCTGAACTCGGTTCCGCCTCGGGCGGCTATTCCCGGGTCAACGGCCTGGCCTCTCTCGACCCCGCCGAACAAATCGACATGCTCTTTCAGGCTGACGCCAACAGCAGCATCTCCGTCGGCCCCTGTATCGACATCGTCAAGGAAGTCAGCGTTGACGGCGGCCAGACCTGGTTCGACGCCAACACCCTGGACGATTCCCCCGGCACCACCGACGGCGCCATCTATCGCTTTATCGTCACCAACTGTAGTTCGGTGACCCTGACCGACGTCACGGTTACCGATCCCAACCTGGGCGGGGACGGCCTGCCCCTGACCATCGACCTCGGCGATCTGGCCCCGGAGGCATCCGTCACTGTCGAGCCGAACACCAGCTTGGGCAGCCCTCTTCTGGAAAAACCCCTGCTGTGCGCCGACGTTCCCCCGCCGGGGAATGAAGACCCGATCAAGTTCAACCTCGCTTCGGTGGTGGGGACGGTGATCGGCACGAGCACGACCGTCGAGGACTCGGATCCGGCCTATGTGCGTTGCCTCTGTGTCGATATCGAAAAACTGGTCAGCGTCGACGGTGGCGTGACCTTCGTTGATGCCGACCAGTGTGTCGATCCGGCGGCGCCCATAGCGACCGGCTCGGTGGAATACCAGCTGGTAGTCAGCAACTGCGGCGCGGCGATTCTCGACGATGTCCGCGTGGTCGATTCCTTGCTGGGGATTGATGAGGCAGTCGGTACGTTGTTGCCTGAGCAAGTTATCACCTATGACAAAGAAGATATCTCCGCACTCTTGCAACCGGATTTCTGCGCGTTGTTCGGCTCTGATACGGCGGGTTCCCAGGATATCGACAACACCGCGACCGTCACGGCCACAGCCTTCAATCAGCAATTCGATCTGAGCGATGAAGACTCGGCTTGCGTCAGCTGCCTCTGCTCCGGCAGCATCGGCGATTACGTCTGGAACGATCTCGACCGCGACGGCATCCAAGATGCCGGTGAGCCCGGGATTGCCGGCGTGACCGTGACGCTGCTCATGGGTAGTGAAACGGTAGCCACTACGACAACGGATGCAGAGGGCGCCTATCTCTTCACCGGCCTCTGCGCCGGAGACTACACCGTCACCGTCACGACTCCCGACGGCTACACGGCGACCATGAACAACGCTCCCGGCAGCACGGCGGACAACGACAGCAACGGCAGCCCGGCGGACGTTACCCTGTCCACGGACAACAGCAGCGACCTGTCCATCGACTTCGGTTTTTACACCCCCTGTACCGGCAGCATCGGCGACTTCGTCTGGGACGATCTCGACCGTGACGGCATCCAGGATGCGAACGAGTCGGGGATCGGCGGCGTGACCGTGACCCTGTTCATGGACGGCAAAGCGGTCGCCACCACCACGACGGATGTGAGCGGGGCCTATCTTTTCACCGGCCTCTGTGCCGGGGACTACACCGTGACCGTTGCTACTCCCGACGGCTACACGGCGACCATCTCCAACGCTCCCGGCAGCACGACGGACGACGACAGCAACGGCAGCCCGGCGGACGTTACTCTGGCCACGGATAACAGCAGCGACCTGACCATCGACTTCGGTTTCTATCTCATGGATGCCAAGATCGGTGACTACGTCTGGCTGGACGAAAACCAAAATGGAATCCAAGATGTCGGCGAAGAAGGGCTGTCCGGTGTGACGGTGAATCTCTTCGACTGCGACGGTAATCTGATTGAGACCACCAGCACCGACAGTACCGGGTATTACAGCTTCACCGTGGAGCCCGGCGATTACAAAGTTCAGTTCGTGCTGACCGGCGGTTATGCGTTCAGTCCGCAGGATCAGGGTGGCGACGACGCCCTGGACAGCGACGCCGACACCGGCGGCATGACCATTTGCACCACGCTGGCCCCCGGTGAGACCGATCTGACCTGGGATGCGGGAATGTATCCGATGCCCGCCAGCCTCGGCGACTACGTCTGGAACGACACGAACAACAACGGCGTGCAGGATGCCGGTGAAATGGGCATCGCCAACGTCACCGTCAATCTGTACGACTGCACCACCGATCTCGTGGTCGACACGACCACGACCGACGCTTCCGGCCTGTACAGCTTCACCGGTCTGATGCCGGGCAGCTACCGGGTCGAGTTCGTCGCCCCCATGGGCTACGCCTTCACCACGCCGAACGTGGGCGACGATGCCTTTGACAGCGACGCCAACGCTTCCGGCGTGACCGAGTGCGTTGAACTGGCCGCCGGCGAAACCAACACCACCATCGATGCGGGCCTGACGGCGCAGCCCGCCACTATCGGCGACTACGTGTGGAACGACACGAATAACAACGGCGTGCAGGATGCCGGTGAGATGGGCATCGCCAACGTCACCGTCAATCTGTACGACTGCACCACCGATGAACTGGTCGCCACGACCACGACCGACGCCTCCGGCCTGTACAGCTTCACCAACCTGATGCCGGGCAGCTACCGGGTCGAGTTCGTCGCTCCTATGGGCTACGATTTCACGACCCCGAACGTGGGCGACGACGCCTTTGACAGCGACGCCAACGCTTCCGGCGTGACCGAGTGCGTTGATCTGGCCGCCGGCGAAACCAACACCACCATCGACGCCGGTCTGACGGCGCAGCCCGCCACTATCGGCGACTACGTGTGGAACGACACGTATAACAACGGCGTGCAGGATGCCGGTGAGATGGGCATCGCCAACGTCACCGTCAATCTGTACGACTGCACCACCGATGAACTGGTTGCCACGACCACGACCGGCACTGATGGTCTGTACAGCTTCACCAACCTGATGCCGGGCAGCTACCGGGTCGAGTTCGTCGCTCCTATGGGCTACGATTTCACGACCCCGAACGTGGGCGACGACGCCTTTGATAGCGACGCCAACGCTTCCGGCGTGACCGAGTGCGTTGATCTGGCCGCCGGCGAAACCAACACCACCGTCGATGCGGGCCTGACGGCGCAACCCGCCAGCCTTGGCGACTACGTGTGGAACGACACGAATAACAACGGCGTACAGGATGCCGGTGAGATGGGCATCGCCAACGTCACCGTCAACCTCTACGACTGCACCACCGATGAACTGGTCGCCACGACCACGACCGACGCCTCCGGCCTGTACAGCTTCACCGGTCTGATGCCGGGCAGCTACCGGGTCGAGTTCGTCGCCCCGATGGGCTACGCCTTCACGACTCCGAACGTGGGCAACGACGCCACCGACAGCGATGCCAACGCCTCCGGCGAGACCGACTGCGTCACCTTGGTCGCCGGTGAAAGCAACACCACCGTTGACGCCGGTCTGTATGCTCTTGCTCCGGCCATCGACATTGAAAAGTACACCAACGGTGAAGATGCCGATGAACCTACCGGCCCGATGGTGGTCATTGGCAGCCCCATTAACTGGACCTATGTGGTAACCAACACTGGCGACGTTACGTTGACCAATGTTCTGGTTGTCGATGACAAGGGAGTAGCGGTTACTTGTCCGGCAACCACCCTGGTCGTGGGTGAATCCATGACCTGTACCGCCAACGGCACTGCCCTGGCGGGCCAGTACGCCAATGTCGGTACCACGACGGGTAATTACGGCGGTATGAGCGTCACCGACAGCGATCCGAGCCACTACTATGGCGTGAGCCCCGATATCCATCTGACCAAGGATGTCTCGGTCGATGGCGGCATGACCTGGTTCGAGGCCGACAACATCACCCAATGCAGCGATCCCAATGTGCCGAATGTCGAAGTCTGCACCGATTATTCGGATTGCGGCCCCTGCGAGGGGAAAGTGACCAGCCTGACCCTGGCTTACCGCGGGACCAGTTCCGCGAAGATCAAGATCACCAACCGCGATGGTTACGAACTCTTCAAGCAGGATGTGGTCAATCCCGGCCAGCAGATGACCTTCACGTTGGCGGATGGTTACGGCAAGCTGACTACCGAAATCAAGATCTATGTCAATGGGTCGTTCAACACGTCTATCCACACCAGCTGTTCGCAGCCGGTCGGTCCTGGTCTGATCAGCGGAAGTTTCGAAGTTGTTGCCGGGAAGAGCCTCTACGGCGGCAATCTCTGCCCCATCAATCATGATGGAATTACGGCGGAGTGTAACGAGTGTGAGGGCAAGGTCAACAACCTGACCTTGGCTTACCGTGGGGCGACTAAGGCGAACATCAAAATTACCAACAAGGATGGCCGTGAGCTTTTCCGTCTTGATAATGTCAGTCCGAACCAGCAATTCACATTTGCCCTGAAGGATCATTACGGCAAGCTGACGACCGACATCAAGATCTACGTCAACTGGTCGCTGAACACGACGATTCACACCAGTTGTTCCCAGCCTATCGGTCCCGGACTGGTCAAGGGCAGCTTTGAGGTGATCGCCGGCACCAGTCTCTACGGCGGCAACCTCTGTCCGATCAATGGGACGACGCCCGATCCGGGTACTTGCACTCCCGATGAAGTGATGTATCGCTTCACGATTACCAATACCGGTAGTGTCACCTTGAGTAATTTGACCTTGACCGATTCACTCTATGACATCAGTGCGATTGCGCCGGAATGCGTGTTGCCGGAGACGTTGGCTCCGGGACAAAGCTACACCTGCTCCAGCAACTCGTTGCCGACCCAAATGGGTTTGGTTTCCAACACGGCCACCGCAACGGGTGATTATGCGGGCATCACGGTTACCGACAGCAATGACGCCAGTTATTGCGGCCCCTTTGAACCGGTTCCGGCCATCGACATCGAGAAGTACACCAACGGTGAGGATGCCGATACCCCGACCGGACCGATGGTGGCCATCGGCAGTCCGATCACCTGGACCTATGTGGTGACCAACACCGGCAATGTCACTTTGAACGACGTGACGGTGGTCGACAACCAAGGGGTCGCAGTCAGTTGTCCGTCCACCACCCTGCTGGCCGGCGAAGTGATGACCTGCACCGGTTACGGTACGGCCGTGGCTGGCCAGTACGCCAATCTCGGCACCACGAAGGGTTATTATAATGGTATGCCGGTCACCGATAGTGACCCCAGCCACTACTATGCCACGCCTCCGGCGATTGATGTGGAGAAATTCGTCTCCACCGACGGAGTAAACTGGTTTGACGCCGATACGCCTCCGGGGATCGAAGTGGCGGTTTGCCCGGATCTTTCCTGCGATGCCGGTTCGGAATACGATTGCCAGATGCAGAAAGATTACTACTGGAAGGAATACGAGCGGACCAAGTACGAGCACGACAGCAAGAAGAGCGATTACGAGAATAAGAAGTCGGATCGCGATCGATCCAAATCGGATCATGACAAGTCCAAATACACTCGGGATTCTTCGAAAAAGGATTGCGACGGAAAACAGAAGGAATACGAATCGGCCAAGGCCAAGTACGAATCGAGTAAATCGTATTCGGATCGGAAAAAGATGAACAAGGCCAAGGCTGAATACGATTACGCCAAGGCCGAGTGTGATCGGAAGGAGTCGGACTACACCGGCAAGAAAACCGACTACGACAGCAAGATCGCCGATTGCGATCTTTCCAAGTCCGATTACGAAAAGGCCAAATCCGATCACTCCAAGGCCAAGTCGGATTGGGAAAAGCATAAGGACCGGGATTGCAGCCAGCCGTCCGATCCCAATTGCGGCACCAGCGATTGCCAGAGTTCGGTGTACTTCAAATTCGTCGTCACCAACACCGGCACGATGCTGCTGGAGGATCTGACCCTGGAAGATTCCGATTACGCCACCGACTCCTGTGTCATTCCGGCGACCCTTGCTCCTGGGGCGAGCTATGACTGCGTTATCGGACCCAAAGAGGCCGTTGCCGGTCAGCACACCAATACCGCCACCGCGACCGGCACTTACATGGGCGCGCACGTGTCCGATACCGACGATGCCAACTATTTCGGCAAGGCGCCCTGTACGGCCAAAGGGACCGGCACCCCGGGCTACTGGATGAACCATCCGGAAGCCTGGCCGGTGGATTCCATCGTCATCGGTGGGGTCACCTACAGCAAGGCCAAGGCCATCGAACTGATGAAGGCGCCCACTAAAACCGACAAGCTCTACACCATGTTCCAGGCCTTGGTTGCAGCCAAGCTCAATGTCTTGACCTGCAACGAATCGTCCTGCATTGAAGCGACCATCCTGGCCGCCGACAACTGGATGAAGATCTACGGGCCGGTAGGGAAGGGGGTTTCGGGCAGCAGCAGCGGCTGGGCCCTGGGTGAGCCGCTCTATCTGCTCCTCGACGAGTACAACAACGGCCTGCTCTGCGCGCCGTCCCGCGACACCATGGACCGGGACGACGAAAAGGATAAGAGAGGCACCAGCACCCAGAGTCACTGGAAAAACAAAGACAAATCCTGGCCGACCAGCAGTCTCTACATCGGCGGCAAATCCTACTCCAAGGATGAAGCGACCTGGCGGATGAGCCGGGCGTCCAACAAGGATGTCACCTACACCATGTACCGGGCTCTGGCCGCGGCCAAGCTCAATGTCCGCAAGGGTAACGATTCGTCCTGTATCTCCGACACCATCAGGTACGCCGATGATTGGCTGGAGAGAAACCCGCCGGGCAAGGGGATTACCACCGGATCGTGGACCTGGCGTTCGGCCGAACCCTACTTCCAAAGGCTGGACGAGTACAACAACGGCAAGCTCTGTTCCTCGTATTGCGATAGTGCCACCAATACGACAACGACCTCGACTTGGACTAGTTGGAGTCGGTAGGGAGTCATAGGTCTAATCATCTCAACTGGGGGATCCGCAAACGGATCCCCCTTTTTTGTCTCTGCTGGCGGGATGAATTTATTTATTCGGGAATGTTCGTGGGGCAACGTTTTTCAGGGGGGAGTAATGGAAATGTTAAGCTGAATGCAAGTAGACGGCTTCTCTCCTCCCCTCCACTCTTCCCGAGAAATATTTATGAAATCATCCGTAAACGATGCTATTGTTTACCAACAAATGAGTAATTTCGGGGGATGTCATGGTCGAGTTCCGGTTTGAACGGGTGGAGATGGGTGATCCGCGGATGGAAGAGCTCTTCCGTTTGCGTTATCAGGTTTATGTGACCGAATGTGAATTTGAAGCCCAAGAAGATCACTCCGATGGTCGGGAAACCGACGACTATGACGAGCATTCCAGCCATTTCTGCGCGATCGTCTTCGATCCCGAGAGCCCAGATCCGCCACGAATCATCGGCACGGTGCGCATGATCCTCGGATTCTCTGAAGGACTACCCGACCACAAGATGCCCATCGAGTCCCATTGCCCCTTCTGGGAGGATGAGGTCCGGCGCCTGGACTCTCTCAGAAAAGAGGGGGTCAAGTTTGCTGAAATTTCACGCTTGGCAATCAGCAAAGATTTTCGGAAGCGTGAAATCGATAAGGCCATTTACTCTCAGAGCGACTTCGATTTCCAGCAGGTCAGGCGCGTCCACGAGCAGCGTCGCCAATTCGAAGGGTTGATCGTCTTGGGGCTGTATCAATGTATCTATCAGGAGAGTTTGCGTCTGGAACTCAAGCACTGGTACGGCGTCATGGTCAAGGGACTTTCTGGCCTGCTGCGGCGCTGGGGGGTCTTCTGGGATGCCATCGGTGAGCCGGTGGAATATCACGGGCTTCGTATCCCCTATATCGCCGATATTGAAAAGAACGCCCAGGGATGGGTCACGCGCAATCCACTCCTGCTGGAAAAACCGGTGGGGTGGAAAGACATCGTTTCGTAAAAAAACGGTTTGGCTTTTTTCCTGGTAGAGAAACGGATGCCGACATTTTTTGAATTTACCGTCGATGCCGACTTGAAATTGAACGGCTGGAACGCTCCCCTCGCGGAGTTGGCCCGGCGTGAGGCGTTGGAATTGTCGGGACTGGCCTATTACGAGCTGTTGCCGCGCATCTGCCGGGGACGGCATGACGCTGTGGCGCTGGTGCTGGAGACGGGCAGCCCACTTAATTTACCGGGGTACCGCTTTCCCTGTTTTTCCGGTGGGGTCAAGGGGGATGTGGGGATCGCGCCGGTATCCCTGCCCGGCGGTGCCGGAGCGCGCGTGACTATCGCTCTTCAGGGTTGTTGCGAGGCTCTCGGCAGTTTGCGACAGTCTCGGCATCTGGCCGACCTCGGCAAGACCGCGTCGATGCTTTCTCACGGGGTGCGCAATCCCCTCAACGCCATCAAAGGGGCGGTCATCTATCTGAAAAACCGCTACGGGAATGATGCCAACCTGCTCGAATTCACCGGCATCATGGAAGAAGAGATCGATCGCCTTGACCGTTTTATCAGCAGCTTTCTCAGTGCCTCGGCCGTCTCTTTCGGGCGTGAACGCAACGATCTCAACGCCTTGTTGCGCAAACTGAAGCAATTCGTCACCTTGCAGGCCCAGGCGGCGGATGTCGCTCTCAGTCTCGATCTGGCCGAGTCCTTACCGACTATCGAGATCAATATCTTCCAGGTAGAGCATGCCATCCTCAATGTCTTGAACAATGCCATTCACGCTCTCCCCAAGGGGGGGCACATCCGCGTGGCCAGCCGCTATGAAAGCTGCCCCGCCGGACGCTGCGTGGTCGTATCAGTGCAGGACGACGGCCCCGGTATCAGCGATGTGGCAG encodes the following:
- a CDS encoding SdrD B-like domain-containing protein translates to MPQKRFFLGWFFILLCWVIPSAAGAGSLVFSDPSAGTVEVYSLDWIPGNSLADEALPLGTDPNNPTRFTQVYQAALGNFLDGNGNAITGTGLNVSYEITIVSVYGQIGARSPLDIDNDGFVEIENSNFDLDAEANVNFVEIYLDSNRNSNALTGAGYRDGILLMKGIVSAATGQFSAYLDMDGNNILDLKVLDQFLTNNYLGTGTISGNGSAQLTVAIDSASVNPTYFPGVGSSPLTLFFNTSLVLPYYQQNPSASVVGVVPELGSASGGYSRVNGLASLDPAEQIDMLFQADANSSISVGPCIDIVKEVSVDGGQTWFDANTLDDSPGTTDGAIYRFIVTNCSSVTLTDVTVTDPNLGGDGLPLTIDLGDLAPEASVTVEPNTSLGSPLLEKPLLCADVPPPGNEDPIKFNLASVVGTVIGTSTTVEDSDPAYVRCLCVDIEKLVSVDGGVTFVDADQCVDPAAPIATGSVEYQLVVSNCGAAILDDVRVVDSLLGIDEAVGTLLPEQVITYDKEDISALLQPDFCALFGSDTAGSQDIDNTATVTATAFNQQFDLSDEDSACVSCLCSGSIGDYVWNDLDRDGIQDAGEPGIAGVTVTLLMGSETVATTTTDAEGAYLFTGLCAGDYTVTVTTPDGYTATMNNAPGSTADNDSNGSPADVTLSTDNSSDLSIDFGFYTPCTGSIGDFVWDDLDRDGIQDANESGIGGVTVTLFMDGKAVATTTTDVSGAYLFTGLCAGDYTVTVATPDGYTATISNAPGSTTDDDSNGSPADVTLATDNSSDLTIDFGFYLMDAKIGDYVWLDENQNGIQDVGEEGLSGVTVNLFDCDGNLIETTSTDSTGYYSFTVEPGDYKVQFVLTGGYAFSPQDQGGDDALDSDADTGGMTICTTLAPGETDLTWDAGMYPMPASLGDYVWNDTNNNGVQDAGEMGIANVTVNLYDCTTDLVVDTTTTDASGLYSFTGLMPGSYRVEFVAPMGYAFTTPNVGDDAFDSDANASGVTECVELAAGETNTTIDAGLTAQPATIGDYVWNDTNNNGVQDAGEMGIANVTVNLYDCTTDELVATTTTDASGLYSFTNLMPGSYRVEFVAPMGYDFTTPNVGDDAFDSDANASGVTECVDLAAGETNTTIDAGLTAQPATIGDYVWNDTYNNGVQDAGEMGIANVTVNLYDCTTDELVATTTTGTDGLYSFTNLMPGSYRVEFVAPMGYDFTTPNVGDDAFDSDANASGVTECVDLAAGETNTTVDAGLTAQPASLGDYVWNDTNNNGVQDAGEMGIANVTVNLYDCTTDELVATTTTDASGLYSFTGLMPGSYRVEFVAPMGYAFTTPNVGNDATDSDANASGETDCVTLVAGESNTTVDAGLYALAPAIDIEKYTNGEDADEPTGPMVVIGSPINWTYVVTNTGDVTLTNVLVVDDKGVAVTCPATTLVVGESMTCTANGTALAGQYANVGTTTGNYGGMSVTDSDPSHYYGVSPDIHLTKDVSVDGGMTWFEADNITQCSDPNVPNVEVCTDYSDCGPCEGKVTSLTLAYRGTSSAKIKITNRDGYELFKQDVVNPGQQMTFTLADGYGKLTTEIKIYVNGSFNTSIHTSCSQPVGPGLISGSFEVVAGKSLYGGNLCPINHDGITAECNECEGKVNNLTLAYRGATKANIKITNKDGRELFRLDNVSPNQQFTFALKDHYGKLTTDIKIYVNWSLNTTIHTSCSQPIGPGLVKGSFEVIAGTSLYGGNLCPINGTTPDPGTCTPDEVMYRFTITNTGSVTLSNLTLTDSLYDISAIAPECVLPETLAPGQSYTCSSNSLPTQMGLVSNTATATGDYAGITVTDSNDASYCGPFEPVPAIDIEKYTNGEDADTPTGPMVAIGSPITWTYVVTNTGNVTLNDVTVVDNQGVAVSCPSTTLLAGEVMTCTGYGTAVAGQYANLGTTKGYYNGMPVTDSDPSHYYATPPAIDVEKFVSTDGVNWFDADTPPGIEVAVCPDLSCDAGSEYDCQMQKDYYWKEYERTKYEHDSKKSDYENKKSDRDRSKSDHDKSKYTRDSSKKDCDGKQKEYESAKAKYESSKSYSDRKKMNKAKAEYDYAKAECDRKESDYTGKKTDYDSKIADCDLSKSDYEKAKSDHSKAKSDWEKHKDRDCSQPSDPNCGTSDCQSSVYFKFVVTNTGTMLLEDLTLEDSDYATDSCVIPATLAPGASYDCVIGPKEAVAGQHTNTATATGTYMGAHVSDTDDANYFGKAPCTAKGTGTPGYWMNHPEAWPVDSIVIGGVTYSKAKAIELMKAPTKTDKLYTMFQALVAAKLNVLTCNESSCIEATILAADNWMKIYGPVGKGVSGSSSGWALGEPLYLLLDEYNNGLLCAPSRDTMDRDDEKDKRGTSTQSHWKNKDKSWPTSSLYIGGKSYSKDEATWRMSRASNKDVTYTMYRALAAAKLNVRKGNDSSCISDTIRYADDWLERNPPGKGITTGSWTWRSAEPYFQRLDEYNNGKLCSSYCDSATNTTTTSTWTSWSR
- a CDS encoding PEP-CTERM/exosortase system-associated acyltransferase produces the protein MVEFRFERVEMGDPRMEELFRLRYQVYVTECEFEAQEDHSDGRETDDYDEHSSHFCAIVFDPESPDPPRIIGTVRMILGFSEGLPDHKMPIESHCPFWEDEVRRLDSLRKEGVKFAEISRLAISKDFRKREIDKAIYSQSDFDFQQVRRVHEQRRQFEGLIVLGLYQCIYQESLRLELKHWYGVMVKGLSGLLRRWGVFWDAIGEPVEYHGLRIPYIADIEKNAQGWVTRNPLLLEKPVGWKDIVS
- a CDS encoding two-component system sensor histidine kinase NtrB; this translates as MPTFFEFTVDADLKLNGWNAPLAELARREALELSGLAYYELLPRICRGRHDAVALVLETGSPLNLPGYRFPCFSGGVKGDVGIAPVSLPGGAGARVTIALQGCCEALGSLRQSRHLADLGKTASMLSHGVRNPLNAIKGAVIYLKNRYGNDANLLEFTGIMEEEIDRLDRFISSFLSASAVSFGRERNDLNALLRKLKQFVTLQAQAADVALSLDLAESLPTIEINIFQVEHAILNVLNNAIHALPKGGHIRVASRYESCPAGRCVVVSVQDDGPGISDVAEDFALPRLASAVTEGRGFGLFLVREIMQQHGGFMEIRTGRGQGTTARLLFPVGGSDA